TCAACTCCGTGAAGGTGCCCACCAGTTCAGGGACCGCCTCGGCCTCCCGGCCCGCCATCACGTTTCCTAGCCGCTCCAGCAGCTCCCCGCGGGCACCCAGGGCCACCCGGGCCCGGTCGTGCCCGGCGGCGCTGCCGACCAGCACCGGCGATCCGCCCGCCGCGCTCGTCGGCTCGAAGGCCGCCGAGCGGGCCGCGACCCGGGCGAACAGGATCCGTGGATGCGCGGGATGGGGCGTGAACACCTGGGGCGCCCATGCCGTCACGCGCTTCCTCCGAGGACGTCGGCGCACTGCGCGAGCAGCTCTTTCCCGTGGTCGCTCAGCTGGTCCGCGTGGGCGTTCAGGGCGTCGACGGCCTGGTACGCCGATCCCCGCAGCGCATCGTGGCGGGCACCGACCGCCGGGCCGCCCGGTCCCTCGGGCCCGACCAGCCGGCGGTACAGCAACACGCTGCGGGCGAGCACCACGGTCTGCTGGAACAGGCCGGTGAGCGGCCGCGGGTCGGCCCGTAGCGGTGTCTCGACGAGCAGTTCGCCACCACGCTCCGAGCCACCGCGCTCCGAGCCACCGTGCTCCGAGGCGCCGCGGTCAGTGGCGTCCGTACCCCGGGGGCCGTCGGGCAGCAGGAAGGGCTCGGTCATGGCCGCCGCGTTGCACCGCGTGTGCGCCCCCTCGTGCACCAGCGCCTCGGCGAACCGCACCGGGCCGGGCAGTCCGGCGCCGCTCGTCGTCAGGCGGGCGCGGTGGACCAGTACGGCGCCGTGCACGGTGAAGTCCGTGAAGCCGTCGATCGCCTCGCCGTCCAGCAGCGCGATCTCGGTGACCGTCTCCCGTACCTCCGCGGCCGCCGCGGGCCAGACCCGCGTCAGCAGGGCGACGGCCCGGGCCAGGGCCTCCCGTTCGGACGCGCGCCAGGCGACGACCTCCGCCGTGACCACCTGGCCGTCCGCGTCCAGACGGGCCGGGATGCTCCGCAGCGCGCGGGCCACACTGCGCGTCAGGTGGCCCTGCGGGTCGGCGGGCCCGAGGGCGGACGGTGACGCGCCGTCGAGCCGGTCCGTCAACGTCCGTCGCCGCTCCGGGTCCAGCGGGCCGGTCCGCAGCGCCCGCGCCGCGAGGTGGGCGACCTCGGCGACCGCCGGACGGCGCAGGCCGTCGGGGCCCGGCGACGGCAGCCCGGCGCGTTCGAGCACGCGCCCCACGCGGCGCAGCAGTTCGGTCCGCTCGCGGACGGCTTCCTCCGCATCCGGCTGGACACGCATGCTCTCTCCTGCTTTCTCCCGCTCTCACCCGGGTCTTCGGCAGCGAAGTGCGGCGGGCCGCAGGGCCCGCCGCACTGAGTGCAGATGCGCCGTCGCTAGTCGCGGGAGGGGATGTCAATCATCAGCGCGAGTTCGGGAAGGTCCTCGTCCGCGAGCTGTTCGATCTCCTCGTTCATTGACGCTCCCTTCACCTCACCGGCCCGGCCGTGTTCGGTCGGATCCACCGGCAGCGTCATCGTGTGGGGCGCGGTGGGCGCGGCCAAGGGTGACCGGGCGGCCACACGGGGTATCCGGACGCCTTCACCGAGTCCGGAATCCGGCTTGCCGCCATGCCGCGCGGCCGTCGCCGTGGTCCGGGACCGGCCGCTCGGCGCCCCGCGCCGCCCGGCCGTCGTACCCCTGCGAGCTGCTACGCCCCGGTCGGCCGGGCGCCGGTGGCGGCGACCGGGTGCGGAACCGGTCCACGGTCCGGTTCCGGCCTCCCGGCGTACGCCGGGCCGGGGTGAAGATGTCCGGATGACACGGCCTATCGCCCGGCGGGAGGGGCAGGTAGTGGGCTGACGGAATCCTCCTGCGCCCCACGGGCGCCGTACGCCCGTGTTCTTTCACGAGCGGGGGAGTCCATGGCGGGGACTTCACAGGGAGGGAAGGGAACGCATGACGGGGGACTGGCAGCTCGACGTCGATACGCGGCGCTGCATCGGTTCGGGGGTGTGCGCGAGCGCGGCCCCCGGCCGCTTCGTGATCGACTCCGCGGCCGACGGAACCCGCAGGTCGCGGCCGACCGCCCCGCGCGTCCCTTCCGATGACGCGGTGCTGGACGCGGCCTTCACCTGTCCGGTGGAGGCCATTTCGGTCGTCGAGCTGGACAGCGGGCTGACGCTCTTTCCCGAAGGCGGTGAACACCACTGATGACGACGGACCCCTCGCCCCTTCGCGGATCCACCCCCGCGTCCTCACCGGCATCCGATGTCTACGTCCTCTCCTTCCCCAAGTGCGGGCGCACCTGGCTGCGGGTCCTGATGGCCAAGGCCATCTCACTGCACTGGGGACTTCCGATGGAGCTGTGCCGCGACCTGCGGCTGGAGGAGTTCAGCGCCGTGGATCCGCGGATTCCGACGATCACCTTCTGGCACGACGACCGGGTGGGCTGGCGCACACCCGCCCAGCTGTCCACGGACAAGGAGCCCTACCGGGGCTCGCGGGTGGTGTTCCTGACCCGGGACCTGCGGGACACGACGGTCTCCTACTACTTCCAGCGCAGCTTGCGGCCGGACAACCCGTACGCGGGCCCGCTCGGAGAGTTCATCGGTGAGGCCGAGGGGAGCCTGCGCACCTGTGTGGAGTTCTGGAACATCTGGCAGGCCCGCCAGGACGTGCCCCGCGCCTTCCTCCTCACCTCCTACGAACGTCTCGCGAGCGACACCGCCGGTGAACTCGGGCGGATCATGGACTTCTGCGGCCTCCCGGACGTCGGACCGCGGGCGCTGGCCGAAGCGGTGGCCTTCGCCAGCTTCCCCAGCATGCGCGCGATGGAACTCAGTGACGCCTTCGACTCGGAGCGCCTGCGGCCCGGCAAACCCGGCGAGCCCGAGTCCTTCAAGACGCGCCGAGGGATCATCGGGGGATTCCGCGACTACCTGACGCGGTCCCAGACCGACGGGATCGACGAGCTGATCCGGACCGCGCTGGTGCCCGAGTGGCACGCGCTGGCGTTCGCCGCGGACGGTCTCCACGGCGAACCGCCCGGCGCCGCTCAGTCGTGAACCCGTAGCCCCCGGACGTCCGGCAGGACCAGCGGCAGCAGGGCGGCCACCCCGATGAGCAGCGACGCGCCGCCCAGCGTCGCGCGCAGCCCCAGCAGTTCCGCGGCGGGACCGGCGAGCAGGTAGCCGACGGGTACGGCGACGAGCTGGCCCAGCGCCGCGTACGACAGCGCCCGGCTCAGCCGGTCCGCCGGGATCCGCGCCTGGACCAGGGTGGTCCACAGCAGGGTCGAGAGCGCACCGGCGGCGCCGGTCACCGCGGCCGCCACCGCCAGGGCTCCGGCCGGGGCGCCCGCCGCCATCAGCGCCGGGGGAAGGGCCATCGCCGCCGTCCCCGCACAGCTCACCGGACCCACCCGGACCGGCTGCCACCACAGGCCGAGGGCCGATCCGGCCACCAGCCCCCCGGCGAAGCCCGCGGCCACCAGACCCCAGCCGGCCACGCCGCCCAGCTCGCGCTGCGCGTACACCGGCCCGAGCACCTGGTAGCCGATCAGCCACAGCGGCACCACCACGGCGGACTGGAGCACGAGCACCCACAGCCAGCGGCGCGACCGGAAGTCCCGCCACCCGCAGGACAGTTGCCGCAGGAAGCCGTCGGCGCTCCGGTCGCCCGTACGGCAGGACGGTGCCAGCCGGGAGACCAGAAGCGCCGCCCCGGCGAAGCTCACCGCGTCCCAGCCGATCACGCAGGCCGGGGAGGAGAGTCCCACCAGTACGGCCCCGAAGGCCGGGCCCCCCACCTTGACCGTGGTCTGAACGAGCTTGAGCAGCGCGTTCGCCTGACCGCGCAGCCCGTCCGGCACCAGCTCCGGCAGCACCCCGGCGCCGGCCGGCACCGAGAAGGCGGCCGCGCCGCCGCAGAGGGCGGACAGCACGGCCAGCCACCAGATCCCGCCCGCTCGCGACCAGAGCAGGACACAGGCCAGCGCCTGCACGCAGGCGCACGCGCCGTTGGTGACCGCCAGCACACGGGTGCGCGGCCAGCGGTCGGCGCTCACCCCGCCGACCGGCAGCAACAGCAGCTGGGGGGCGGTCCCGGCGGCGAGCACGAGCCCGAGCCCGGTCGGCCCGCCGCCCTGCCGCAGCACGGCCCAGGCGAGCGCCACGGGGGCCACGCCCGTCCCCGTCCAGCTCAGCAGCCGGGCCAGGAAGTACAGCCGGAAGCCCCGGTGCGACAGCGGGGCGAGCACCTTCCCGGCCCGTCGGCGCGGGGCGGGGACGGCGTTCGGGGTGATCACGTCCGGCAGGGGCACTGCGACCGTGCCTCCTCCGGGCCACGGAAATCTTCTCGATCAAGGAACGCGCGCTCCGCCGTTTCGACGCGGGCTCATCCGGGTGACGCGCGGAGCCCGGCGGCCGGCCGCGGGCTGCCCTGCCCCGGCCAAATTCAGTGGCGACTTTCGTGCAATTGTGCGAGCGGCTTCGGCAACTCCCCTCATGACCATGGTATTTGTGCGGTTATTTCTGGCCATTGGGCTGATTGTCCGAGAGTGGAATGCGACTTCCGGAGAATTCCGGCCATGGCGTGCCGCGGTGATTGCCGGGCGCGGGCGCTCTTGACATCCGGAGGGTTGTGGGGGTGGGGCGGAGCGTGGTTCGGACCGGGAGATTCCGGTTGATTCCTTGGGCAGGGGTAATCCGCGGTTCGGCGCCGCGGTGCCGGTGTGCTGTCCGGATATCGACGGCCCCGGTCGGCCGTGGCCGGTTCGCTCGGGTGTGGTGAGGGTGCCGTCGGCATAATCTCGACCGGTCGAAGACTTCCCGCGTGAATCGCAGAAAGCGGAAGGGGATCGTCGTGTCCGAAGAAATCAGGGAGTTTGATCTCGGCCCCTATGTGCCGCACTCGGTGGGTGTGGGCAATGCAGGCAAGTTGTGGGTGACCTCGGACAGCAAGTGCGTGATCCGTGTGAATCCCGCCCGGCCCGGAGAGATGGGCTATGTCAATCATTCGGTGATGCCGCAACTCTCGGCGGGAATCATGAAGGACCCGCACAATCGGTCCAAGATGTGGTTCGCGGCACCGGCTCCGCCGCGGGCGGAGGACCCGATCGTGGAAATGGACACCACGGCGGGATATCCCTTGAGGTTCTTTCCGCTGGAGGATGACGCGAAGGCCCAGAGCATCGCTCTGGAGACCAGGGTGACGGGGTCCGGCGGCACGAAGAAGACGGAATACAGCCTGCTCTTCGCCGAGCCCGAACACAGCTACGTCGGAATCCTCGACATTCCGGAATCCGGATCCGGTCAGATCCAGCGCATGACCGTCGAGCCCAGCACCTGGCTCTGGGACGTCGCCGTCACCTCGGACGAGGAGCAGAAGAAGCACACCTATTGGCTCACGGGCCAGAAGCGGGTCAACAACCCGCCCAGGACGGTGAACGGCCTGTTCCGCCGCGAGCCCGGGCAGCACACCTGGGAGCGCATCCCGCCGCCCCGCGGGAACGACCAGAAGCCCTTCTACGTCAAGGCGGACACGGAAGCGGTGTGGGTGACCTTCACCGGTCCGAACCAGGTGGGCCGCTTCGACCTGAACAGGGGCACGTGGATCACCCGGGACCTGGGCACCGCCGTGCCACAGCAGCTGGCGTTCACGCCGAACGGCGAGGTGTGGGTGACGTCCAGCCAGGGCATCCACGTGTTCGACAGCGCGATGGCGGACGAGGGCTTCATGGTCCGGCTCCCCAACGCCGGCACGGCCAAGGGGATCTGCGTCGGCAGCGACGGGAACATCTGGTACACCAACCCCACGAACAAGACCCTGGGCAGGTACCTCACCTCGCTCGCCGCCCTGGGGGCGCCCTCGCTCCTCGGCCGGACCCAGGTGGTGTCCCACAGCACATCCGCGGTGCACGCGAAGGAGCACGTCGACCGGCCGCTCATCGCCGAGTACGTGGCCGGTGGCCGGCCCGTACCGGGGATCCCGCTCACCTGCCGGGTCAAGGCCGAAGGGGCGGCCTTCGACGACGGCACCCAGGAGCGGATCATCCTGACCGACCAGCGCGGCCGCGTCGCCCTCCCCGCCGTGTACGCCGGTGAGATCGAGGAAGAGGCGGTCCTGAGCGTGGGTCTCGGCGACACCGAGCCGCACGCGGCCACCCTGCTGCACATCAACCCGGCGTAGCGAATTCCCCGCCCCAGCCGGACCGTTCCACCCCTTCGGAGGGAGAACAGCATGCCGCCCGTGCCATCATCCAGCGACAGCGGAAAATTCGCGATCGAGGCCTCAGCGGTCGATCTGACATGGAGCAGCGACGACCGGAACGTGTGGTTCGTGACCGCCGAGGGAAGCCTCGGCTATTTCGAGCCCCGCAGTCCGTGGAGCAGTACCGTCTTCCCACAGGTACCGGTACCCGCGGGCCGGGCCGATTGCATCCTCGCGTGGCCGGGCCACGGCGTGTGGACGTTCGTCACCGGGCAGAGCGACTCCGCGTTCGTCCGATGTGACAGCGACGGCATCTACCAGACCCACACGTTGAGCGGCAGGACGCAGGTCCGGTCGCTGGCCTTCGCTCAGGACGAGCGGGGCCGCACTCAGATCGTGGCCCCCCTGGCGGACTGGAATTCGCTGGCCTTCTTCGATCTCAGCGGTGGCATCTCGCAGTCGCAGGGCCACTCGACGAACCTGTACGGGATCGCCGTCGCGGAGCAGGATCCGACCCTCTGCTGGCTCAGCTCGCCGGAAGGCCGCTCACTGGTCAGCTACGACATGGCCACCGGCCGGTTCTCCACGCCCGTCAACGTCGGTGCCGAGCCCGGAGATCTGGCGATCACCCCGGCGGGCGATGTCGTCTGGGTGGCCACCACCGACAACAGGATCTACAAGTACACCGTCCAGGACAAGCGCTTCTCACGCATCGACATCCCCGCTCCGGCACACCGTCTGCTGGCGGCGGCGGACGGCACGCTCTGGTTCGCCAGCGTCGCCGGGGACGCCATCGGGTACGTGCTGCCCGGGGCGGACACGGCGGTCACGATTCCCACGGGAGCGCGGTCCCGTCCTTCGGGTCTCGCCGTTTCCGGGGACAGCCGGCTGTGGGCCGCGCTGTCCGGGGAGAAGGCCCTGCGGGGTGTGTCCCGCTACAGCCTGGCCGTGGA
This is a stretch of genomic DNA from Streptomyces sp. NBC_00536. It encodes these proteins:
- a CDS encoding aKG-HExxH-type peptide beta-hydroxylase, producing the protein MRVQPDAEEAVRERTELLRRVGRVLERAGLPSPGPDGLRRPAVAEVAHLAARALRTGPLDPERRRTLTDRLDGASPSALGPADPQGHLTRSVARALRSIPARLDADGQVVTAEVVAWRASEREALARAVALLTRVWPAAAAEVRETVTEIALLDGEAIDGFTDFTVHGAVLVHRARLTTSGAGLPGPVRFAEALVHEGAHTRCNAAAMTEPFLLPDGPRGTDATDRGASEHGGSERGGSERGGELLVETPLRADPRPLTGLFQQTVVLARSVLLYRRLVGPEGPGGPAVGARHDALRGSAYQAVDALNAHADQLSDHGKELLAQCADVLGGSA
- a CDS encoding ferredoxin, translated to MTGDWQLDVDTRRCIGSGVCASAAPGRFVIDSAADGTRRSRPTAPRVPSDDAVLDAAFTCPVEAISVVELDSGLTLFPEGGEHH
- a CDS encoding sulfotransferase domain-containing protein → MTTDPSPLRGSTPASSPASDVYVLSFPKCGRTWLRVLMAKAISLHWGLPMELCRDLRLEEFSAVDPRIPTITFWHDDRVGWRTPAQLSTDKEPYRGSRVVFLTRDLRDTTVSYYFQRSLRPDNPYAGPLGEFIGEAEGSLRTCVEFWNIWQARQDVPRAFLLTSYERLASDTAGELGRIMDFCGLPDVGPRALAEAVAFASFPSMRAMELSDAFDSERLRPGKPGEPESFKTRRGIIGGFRDYLTRSQTDGIDELIRTALVPEWHALAFAADGLHGEPPGAAQS
- a CDS encoding MFS transporter; this encodes MPLPDVITPNAVPAPRRRAGKVLAPLSHRGFRLYFLARLLSWTGTGVAPVALAWAVLRQGGGPTGLGLVLAAGTAPQLLLLPVGGVSADRWPRTRVLAVTNGACACVQALACVLLWSRAGGIWWLAVLSALCGGAAAFSVPAGAGVLPELVPDGLRGQANALLKLVQTTVKVGGPAFGAVLVGLSSPACVIGWDAVSFAGAALLVSRLAPSCRTGDRSADGFLRQLSCGWRDFRSRRWLWVLVLQSAVVVPLWLIGYQVLGPVYAQRELGGVAGWGLVAAGFAGGLVAGSALGLWWQPVRVGPVSCAGTAAMALPPALMAAGAPAGALAVAAAVTGAAGALSTLLWTTLVQARIPADRLSRALSYAALGQLVAVPVGYLLAGPAAELLGLRATLGGASLLIGVAALLPLVLPDVRGLRVHD
- a CDS encoding Vgb family protein; the protein is MPQLSAGIMKDPHNRSKMWFAAPAPPRAEDPIVEMDTTAGYPLRFFPLEDDAKAQSIALETRVTGSGGTKKTEYSLLFAEPEHSYVGILDIPESGSGQIQRMTVEPSTWLWDVAVTSDEEQKKHTYWLTGQKRVNNPPRTVNGLFRREPGQHTWERIPPPRGNDQKPFYVKADTEAVWVTFTGPNQVGRFDLNRGTWITRDLGTAVPQQLAFTPNGEVWVTSSQGIHVFDSAMADEGFMVRLPNAGTAKGICVGSDGNIWYTNPTNKTLGRYLTSLAALGAPSLLGRTQVVSHSTSAVHAKEHVDRPLIAEYVAGGRPVPGIPLTCRVKAEGAAFDDGTQERIILTDQRGRVALPAVYAGEIEEEAVLSVGLGDTEPHAATLLHINPA
- a CDS encoding Vgb family protein — encoded protein: MPSSSDSGKFAIEASAVDLTWSSDDRNVWFVTAEGSLGYFEPRSPWSSTVFPQVPVPAGRADCILAWPGHGVWTFVTGQSDSAFVRCDSDGIYQTHTLSGRTQVRSLAFAQDERGRTQIVAPLADWNSLAFFDLSGGISQSQGHSTNLYGIAVAEQDPTLCWLSSPEGRSLVSYDMATGRFSTPVNVGAEPGDLAITPAGDVVWVATTDNRIYKYTVQDKRFSRIDIPAPAHRLLAAADGTLWFASVAGDAIGYVLPGADTAVTIPTGARSRPSGLAVSGDSRLWAALSGEKALRGVSRYSLAVESGDRQTAVVGSRFTEPLAVKALQLDGSAVGRQRIKFTVEGGSAVFENGRPTETRTTGNAGDKLGVATSSLLKAVKEGTCVVTAVWTETDAVASFTRLDITPEPGAADRVRYVSGAGQSVPAGKSFDSPLTVIVEDVEGNPLEGVETIFEILGEHMATFPGEVDTAKVPSAADGSAASPVLTAGETAGTFSVKVRVADTSVSLLLELTVN